A genomic stretch from Rubripirellula reticaptiva includes:
- a CDS encoding DUF4404 family protein, producing MSHKELNEALEIVRRELSSNEQLDPTDVARLRSTMEQIETALQHQPQNSESLSENVTSAASSFEQSHPRLTETLGQIADMLQQMGI from the coding sequence GTGAGCCACAAAGAACTCAACGAAGCGTTAGAAATCGTTCGCCGCGAACTCTCGTCGAACGAACAACTTGATCCCACCGATGTTGCCCGTTTGCGATCGACGATGGAGCAAATCGAAACTGCGCTTCAGCATCAACCGCAGAATTCAGAATCGTTAAGCGAGAACGTTACGAGCGCTGCGTCGTCGTTTGAACAGTCGCACCCACGTTTGACTGAAACGCTGGGCCAGATCGCGGATATGTTGCAGCAGATGGGCATTTAA
- a CDS encoding DUF4112 domain-containing protein encodes MKDPKQLKEIQMRADSFARLMDDAIEIPVLGIRLGWDSILGFIPGVGDVAGLLAHGFLVVQAKRAGARKRIYLWLLWYALIDFIVGTIPVLGDIFDIFWKSNRRGAAMLRKEITHQTSKNSTF; translated from the coding sequence ATGAAAGATCCGAAGCAGCTGAAAGAGATTCAGATGCGAGCGGACAGCTTTGCTCGTCTGATGGATGACGCCATCGAAATCCCTGTGCTGGGTATTCGATTGGGCTGGGACAGCATTTTGGGGTTCATCCCGGGCGTCGGGGATGTGGCGGGATTGTTGGCGCACGGGTTTCTTGTCGTCCAAGCCAAGCGTGCGGGCGCTCGAAAACGAATCTACCTGTGGCTGCTGTGGTACGCGTTGATCGACTTTATTGTCGGTACGATTCCAGTTCTCGGCGACATCTTTGACATCTTCTGGAAAAGCAATCGTCGTGGGGCAGCGATGCTGAGGAAGGAAATTACTCATCAAACATCGAAGAACTCGACGTTTTGA
- a CDS encoding DUF1552 domain-containing protein, giving the protein MALNQQVQFNFRRALDRRTVLRGSGVAMSLPWLTAMQPSFAASDKSAAPKRFVAMTLGLGLVAENLFPDDKGVQYTPSPYLKPLSDLRAKLTVVSGVSHPGVKGGHRAEASILTASPVGTSGKAVNSISIDQLMAKHLGDATRFPSLVLSTSGSSSPCYTESGAMIPPEDSPSRLFAKLFVDESKDQREQQAGRVRQGRSIMDLVGEDAKSLQRDLGLGDRDRLDAYFTSVRQLEKRMEETEKWAKRPKPKVDAKMPRDINDPSDIIAKQKTMCDVIKLALLTDSARFISLHIPGAGGVIPIEGVDEGYHNLSHHGKDEEKLAQLAIVEGAIVAQWGEFIRDLNRSEDGDATLLDHTNVLLTSNLGNASNHDNRNMPVLVAGGGMRHAGHLAFDRNNNYPLPNLFVNFLQNVGMEIDQFATSTGTMNGLG; this is encoded by the coding sequence ATGGCTTTGAATCAACAAGTTCAATTCAACTTTCGCCGGGCACTTGATCGACGAACCGTGCTTCGTGGCAGTGGCGTGGCGATGAGTTTGCCGTGGTTGACCGCGATGCAACCTTCGTTCGCCGCGTCCGATAAATCGGCTGCTCCGAAACGTTTTGTCGCGATGACCCTGGGATTGGGTTTGGTCGCGGAAAATCTATTTCCCGACGACAAAGGTGTGCAGTACACGCCGTCGCCTTACCTGAAACCACTGTCCGATCTGCGGGCTAAGTTGACGGTGGTTTCGGGTGTTTCGCATCCAGGGGTAAAGGGTGGTCACCGGGCCGAAGCAAGCATCTTGACGGCTTCGCCAGTGGGCACGTCGGGTAAAGCCGTCAATTCGATCTCCATCGACCAATTGATGGCCAAGCACTTGGGCGACGCAACACGGTTTCCATCATTGGTGCTTAGCACCAGCGGCAGTTCTAGCCCGTGTTACACCGAAAGCGGCGCGATGATTCCACCGGAAGATTCACCGTCGCGATTGTTTGCGAAGTTGTTCGTCGACGAATCGAAGGACCAACGCGAACAGCAGGCTGGCCGCGTTCGCCAGGGGCGCAGCATTATGGATTTGGTCGGTGAAGATGCCAAGTCATTACAGCGCGACCTGGGACTCGGCGACCGCGATCGACTGGATGCATACTTCACTAGTGTTCGACAGCTAGAAAAACGAATGGAAGAGACCGAGAAATGGGCGAAACGTCCCAAGCCCAAAGTCGACGCAAAGATGCCACGAGATATTAATGACCCCAGCGATATCATCGCCAAACAAAAAACGATGTGCGATGTCATTAAGTTGGCGCTTTTGACCGACTCGGCTCGGTTCATCTCGTTGCACATCCCGGGTGCCGGCGGAGTGATCCCGATCGAGGGTGTGGACGAGGGCTATCACAACCTCAGTCACCACGGCAAGGACGAAGAAAAGTTGGCTCAACTGGCGATCGTCGAAGGCGCGATCGTGGCTCAGTGGGGCGAATTCATTCGCGACCTGAATCGATCCGAAGACGGTGACGCAACCTTGCTCGATCACACCAACGTCTTATTGACCAGCAACCTTGGCAATGCATCCAATCATGATAACCGCAATATGCCCGTCTTGGTCGCTGGTGGAGGAATGCGTCACGCTGGTCACTTGGCGTTCGACCGTAACAACAACTATCCATTGCCAAATCTGTTCGTCAATTTCTTGCAAAACGTTGGAATGGAAATTGACCAGTTTGCGACCAGTACCGGAACCATGAATGGCTTAGGCTAA
- the rarD gene encoding EamA family transporter RarD translates to MIPSTTSATDNRSFRVGVACALLAHVCWGVFPLYWRMVGSVPSIALTAHRVIWSFVLLAILTASVQRLRRIVWTRHEKRTLLIHACAAVMIGINWLAFLYAVESNQVLQASLGYYINPLVNVLLGVMILREKLYVPQMVAVGLAGIGVLVMTIAGSGVPWIALSMALSFGIYGLLKKKAPLGPFEGLTLETGILFPIAATYVLIGFQSPNAASLSALTWALLMIGGAVTITPLALFAVAAQRVPLSTIGILQYVGPTMQWIVGAIILGEPVSTSQFIGFAFVWAGVVVFIAGNPTTRWFKSRMKTKPVLAKR, encoded by the coding sequence TTGATTCCTTCAACAACGTCCGCAACCGACAACCGATCCTTTCGTGTAGGTGTGGCTTGCGCATTGTTGGCTCATGTTTGCTGGGGCGTTTTCCCCCTGTACTGGCGAATGGTTGGGTCAGTCCCTTCCATTGCTTTAACTGCCCACCGAGTCATTTGGTCATTCGTGCTGTTAGCGATCTTGACCGCGTCGGTCCAACGGCTTCGTCGAATCGTTTGGACGCGGCATGAAAAGCGCACCCTACTAATTCACGCGTGCGCCGCCGTAATGATCGGAATCAATTGGTTGGCGTTTTTATACGCAGTGGAATCAAACCAAGTACTGCAAGCTTCGCTGGGCTACTACATCAATCCTCTGGTCAACGTGCTGTTAGGCGTGATGATCTTGCGCGAAAAACTTTATGTGCCGCAAATGGTGGCCGTTGGTTTGGCCGGGATCGGCGTCCTTGTGATGACGATCGCGGGAAGTGGCGTGCCATGGATTGCTTTGTCCATGGCTTTGTCGTTTGGAATCTATGGATTGCTGAAAAAGAAGGCGCCGCTTGGCCCGTTCGAGGGTTTGACTTTGGAAACCGGGATTCTATTCCCGATCGCGGCAACCTACGTGTTGATCGGTTTTCAATCGCCCAATGCCGCGTCTCTATCCGCATTGACTTGGGCACTGTTGATGATCGGTGGGGCTGTCACCATCACGCCACTCGCTCTGTTCGCCGTCGCGGCCCAGCGTGTTCCGTTATCGACCATTGGGATTCTGCAATACGTCGGACCGACGATGCAGTGGATCGTTGGTGCGATTATCCTGGGCGAACCCGTCAGCACCTCTCAGTTCATCGGTTTCGCGTTTGTGTGGGCCGGCGTCGTGGTCTTCATCGCCGGAAACCCCACAACCCGATGGTTTAAATCACGAATGAAAACGAAACCAGTTCTGGCAAAAAGATAA
- a CDS encoding cell division protein FtsH, translating into MNYDLEDDETLTAYHEAGHAVVAHALGATIDSMQLWGEADEFLPDRFGDCRVNWGRVDPNLDWQRQREIMTYLGGPVAEMIYRSEPLHPALYGPWQDDWAKAMQTCDEIISDPQRRTQLLEKIIVTLHHHLGRDPYWPAIASLADELAAHEQLESDQIAEVLTFWIR; encoded by the coding sequence TTGAATTACGACTTAGAAGACGACGAGACCCTAACGGCCTACCACGAAGCCGGACACGCCGTCGTTGCCCACGCCCTAGGGGCAACCATCGATTCCATGCAACTTTGGGGCGAAGCCGACGAATTTCTGCCCGATCGGTTTGGCGACTGTCGCGTCAATTGGGGGCGAGTCGACCCGAACCTGGATTGGCAACGTCAACGAGAAATCATGACGTACTTGGGCGGTCCGGTCGCTGAAATGATCTACCGAAGCGAACCGCTGCATCCTGCCCTTTACGGGCCTTGGCAAGACGATTGGGCGAAAGCGATGCAAACTTGCGACGAGATCATTTCTGATCCGCAGCGACGGACACAGTTGCTGGAAAAGATCATCGTCACGCTGCACCACCATCTCGGTCGCGATCCCTACTGGCCCGCCATCGCCAGCCTGGCAGACGAACTGGCCGCGCACGAACAACTCGAATCCGATCAGATCGCCGAAGTACTAACTTTTTGGATTCGCTAG
- a CDS encoding galactitol-1-phosphate 5-dehydrogenase has product MKALLLTEYEKMEVTDVAEPEMGADDVLVQVEACGICGSDIHGYDGSTGRRIPPLVMGHEAAGIVVDSGANVTDMPKGTRVTFDSMVSCGTCHFCRQGSGNLCDNRMVLGVSCGDYRRHGAFAERISVPRRIVYTLPDSLPFEHAALVEAVSVAVHAAAVTPVKLGDTAVVVGAGMIGLLAIQAIRAAGATRVIAVDLNDKRLAVAKELGADDVLRADQCDVPAKIREMTGGRGADVALEVVGATPTIKTAIESVRKGGCVTLVGNVAPTIELPLQSVVTREIRLQGTCGCNGEYPQCIDLMNRGIINVAPLITSMISLSDGPKWFDRLHAGDPDQMKVVIQPQKV; this is encoded by the coding sequence ATGAAAGCTCTGCTGTTAACCGAATACGAAAAGATGGAAGTCACTGATGTTGCCGAGCCCGAGATGGGTGCCGACGATGTTCTGGTACAGGTCGAAGCGTGCGGGATTTGCGGCAGCGATATCCACGGCTACGACGGCAGCACGGGTCGCCGGATTCCACCCTTGGTCATGGGCCACGAAGCGGCCGGGATCGTGGTCGATAGCGGCGCGAACGTGACGGACATGCCAAAGGGAACCCGTGTCACTTTCGATTCGATGGTCTCGTGTGGTACTTGTCACTTTTGTCGGCAAGGCAGCGGCAACCTGTGTGACAACCGAATGGTCCTTGGCGTGTCGTGCGGGGATTACCGACGTCACGGTGCGTTTGCCGAACGGATCAGTGTGCCTCGCCGGATCGTTTACACGTTGCCTGACTCGTTACCGTTCGAGCATGCAGCCCTGGTCGAAGCGGTCTCGGTGGCCGTTCACGCCGCCGCGGTGACTCCGGTAAAACTTGGCGATACGGCTGTCGTCGTCGGCGCCGGAATGATCGGTTTGCTTGCCATTCAAGCGATCCGTGCCGCGGGGGCGACGCGAGTAATCGCAGTCGACTTGAACGACAAGCGTTTGGCGGTCGCGAAAGAGCTTGGTGCGGATGATGTCCTGCGAGCCGACCAGTGCGACGTGCCTGCGAAAATTCGTGAAATGACCGGTGGCCGCGGCGCTGATGTGGCGTTAGAAGTGGTCGGTGCAACGCCAACGATCAAAACGGCGATCGAATCGGTTCGCAAAGGTGGCTGCGTCACCTTGGTTGGCAACGTCGCACCGACGATCGAGTTGCCATTGCAGTCGGTCGTCACCCGCGAAATTCGTTTGCAGGGTACATGTGGTTGCAACGGAGAATACCCGCAGTGCATCGACTTGATGAACCGTGGCATCATCAACGTCGCGCCTTTGATCACGTCAATGATCAGTCTGTCGGATGGACCAAAATGGTTTGACCGATTGCATGCAGGTGATCCTGACCAAATGAAGGTTGTCATCCAACCGCAGAAGGTTTAG